The Candidatus Zixiibacteriota bacterium genome includes a region encoding these proteins:
- a CDS encoding right-handed parallel beta-helix repeat-containing protein has protein sequence AVSETTYTSLYDDKLYFTTVLKAGEGRLFKIQTLGNPRSLTDYDVCQGEYHYNSTVTISSSDTISFKCPSILTFPQHDTLIINGGLFTTGCDTGDSLGLVAFAAETTTVSWKGLLFSGSSAVGELHYCRIDDVDTLGYNITIDDSAYVDIRNSTIKGTKSGIKISSSGKLKTENCIFQDGKSGIYNSSGDSLWVSDCEFSDYVEAGLKSENGFVEVSNCDFVDIETYGMEISDTRLSASYCNFDSIENYGIYTDSSKSVIDNCDFTWCEDYAIYIDGHLSGSNDSNEITNCSLQTAEDSVLTGSQYGIRVDDNNSIRISDNQIKNYEQGDIKLSNSNADVIGDSIVNCTNYGIYAYNSDADIKDCIIDTVNTGIYCNGVHRFRIKTITIIITFDMILQIT, from the coding sequence CAGCTGTTTCAGAGACTACCTATACAAGTTTATATGATGATAAGCTATACTTCACCACAGTCCTTAAAGCCGGCGAGGGGCGGTTGTTTAAGATACAAACTTTAGGCAATCCAAGAAGCTTAACGGATTATGATGTGTGTCAGGGCGAATACCATTATAATAGTACTGTCACAATATCCAGTTCGGATACGATTAGTTTTAAATGCCCTTCAATTTTAACTTTCCCTCAACACGACACGCTAATCATCAATGGCGGATTGTTTACCACCGGTTGCGATACAGGTGATAGTCTTGGCTTAGTTGCTTTTGCTGCTGAAACCACAACTGTATCTTGGAAAGGACTTCTATTTTCGGGTTCATCAGCTGTTGGTGAATTGCATTACTGCCGGATTGATGATGTTGATACATTAGGATACAATATTACAATTGATGATAGTGCTTATGTTGATATTCGGAATTCAACTATAAAGGGCACTAAATCAGGTATTAAAATTTCAAGCTCGGGTAAACTAAAGACGGAAAATTGCATATTTCAGGATGGAAAAAGTGGGATATATAATTCTTCTGGAGATTCATTATGGGTTTCAGATTGTGAGTTCTCTGATTATGTAGAAGCTGGACTTAAATCTGAAAATGGTTTTGTTGAAGTTTCCAATTGTGACTTTGTAGATATTGAAACATATGGTATGGAAATTTCAGACACAAGATTATCAGCATCATACTGTAATTTTGATTCAATAGAAAATTACGGCATTTATACCGATAGTAGCAAATCTGTGATTGATAATTGTGATTTTACCTGGTGTGAAGATTATGCTATTTATATAGATGGTCATCTTTCCGGTTCTAATGATTCAAATGAAATAACTAATTGCAGCCTTCAAACAGCTGAGGATTCAGTCTTAACTGGTTCGCAATATGGGATTCGAGTAGATGATAATAATAGTATTCGAATCTCTGATAATCAGATTAAGAATTATGAGCAAGGCGATATTAAGCTTAGCAATTCGAACGCTGATGTTATTGGTGATTCAATTGTCAATTGTACAAATTACGGAATTTACGCTTATAATTCCGATGCTGATATTAAGGATTGCATAATAGATACAGTGAATACAGGAATCTATTGCAATGGTGTGCACCGATTCAGGATAAAAACCATAACGATTATAATAACTTTCGATATGATCCTTCAGATAACATGA
- a CDS encoding T9SS type A sorting domain-containing protein, producing MRNLLLIAMLFFIATIVVPGISFADEVEEQDILVYDISQFPKGETGQFHKNQQIKKQGAGDKQMAQTSFKIPPDKIRDKPIQKTVTEGKVEDKTVKRHSDIGKAKHYLSNGFTDLSTLKPGEQITLVGAQPAGPPINPIALEDIYSQNFNTVPPSGWATYSEGPDLWPWREEDNNNWAWCNSDEAGQGTDIKEWLYMTSGVNCSNFENIAVRFWSKYVYYDGDEYCKLLYATEESYPTFTTIARWDSEEDDHDWTPKTVPLPNSADGNSSIHIAFIYHGTYDWYWKVDDMVIIGDSPGPDILFQDNFEGDFPGNTWQAWDANPESGEDYWDDVQCGDPCQGSQHIWCADNGEIGCTDYEDDMNAWMVTSNWIDVTGYENITWSYQIKWDLETGGDYDYAYGIYRKADGTWWHFNADVVTNGMNSEWPDCHTFVHYNMENHINGNQFNVGFRMVSDYSIHNFEGVYVDHVLVTGTEIGGGIDDIATNISKDFSLSQNYPNPFNPTTTIAYDLPKQSHVNIDIYDILGRQVETLVNKQQPAGYHQAIWNANSKPSGMYFYKLKAGEFTETKKMLLLK from the coding sequence ATGAGAAATTTATTACTAATCGCAATGTTGTTTTTCATCGCAACTATTGTAGTTCCCGGAATTAGCTTTGCTGATGAAGTAGAAGAACAAGATATTTTGGTTTATGACATTAGTCAATTCCCCAAAGGCGAAACCGGGCAATTTCATAAAAATCAACAGATTAAAAAACAAGGGGCTGGCGACAAACAAATGGCTCAAACGTCTTTCAAAATCCCTCCCGATAAAATTAGGGATAAGCCAATTCAAAAGACAGTTACCGAAGGGAAAGTAGAGGATAAGACGGTCAAGAGGCATTCCGATATAGGAAAAGCTAAGCATTATTTATCAAACGGTTTTACGGATTTATCAACCTTAAAACCTGGAGAGCAAATTACTCTTGTTGGTGCACAACCGGCTGGCCCCCCGATCAATCCGATCGCGTTAGAAGATATTTATTCACAAAACTTTAACACTGTACCGCCCTCAGGATGGGCAACTTATAGTGAAGGACCAGATTTATGGCCTTGGCGAGAAGAAGACAATAACAATTGGGCTTGGTGCAATAGTGACGAGGCCGGGCAAGGTACAGATATTAAGGAATGGCTTTATATGACATCAGGTGTTAACTGTTCAAATTTTGAAAATATAGCTGTTAGATTTTGGTCTAAGTATGTCTATTATGATGGGGACGAATACTGCAAACTGTTATACGCCACGGAAGAGTCTTACCCAACGTTTACTACAATAGCTAGATGGGATAGCGAAGAAGACGACCATGATTGGACTCCCAAAACCGTTCCACTTCCTAATTCGGCGGACGGTAATTCGAGTATACACATTGCATTTATATATCATGGAACTTACGATTGGTATTGGAAGGTCGACGATATGGTGATTATTGGAGATTCTCCAGGTCCAGATATCCTTTTCCAAGATAATTTCGAGGGTGATTTCCCTGGAAACACTTGGCAAGCCTGGGATGCTAATCCTGAAAGCGGCGAAGACTATTGGGATGATGTACAATGTGGAGACCCATGCCAAGGGTCACAACATATTTGGTGCGCTGACAACGGAGAAATCGGATGTACCGACTATGAAGATGATATGAACGCATGGATGGTAACCTCGAATTGGATTGATGTAACCGGATATGAAAATATAACTTGGTCTTACCAGATTAAATGGGATTTAGAGACGGGTGGTGACTATGATTATGCTTATGGAATATACAGAAAGGCTGACGGAACGTGGTGGCACTTTAATGCGGATGTGGTTACAAATGGTATGAATTCAGAATGGCCAGATTGTCACACATTTGTGCACTACAATATGGAAAACCATATAAATGGGAACCAATTTAACGTTGGATTTAGAATGGTCAGTGATTACAGTATCCACAATTTTGAGGGTGTATATGTTGACCATGTCTTGGTCACTGGCACAGAAATTGGAGGAGGTATTGATGATATCGCTACCAACATTTCCAAAGACTTCTCCCTTTCCCAAAACTACCCCAACCCCTTCAACCCCACCACCACCATCGCCTACGACCTACCCAAACAATCGCATGTGAATATCGATATCTATGACATCCTCGGTCGGCAAGTCGAAACGCTTGTTAACAAACAACAGCCAGCCGGCTACCATCAAGCAATCTGGAATGCAAACAGCAAACCATCCGGCATGTATTTCTACAAGCTTAAAGCCGGCGAATTCACCGAAACCAAGAAGATGCTGCTCTTGAAATAA